The window CTCGTTGAGAACAAATCGGGGTGATTAAAGTAGGGTCGAAATCCCGTGAAGATCTCTGCCAGTACCATACCAAGACTCCAGACATCTACTAGGCAGGTGATAGCTCCGTTATCGAGCACTGACTCGGGTGACAAGTATCTGTTTTCACCAAGACCACGGAAACGACCAGCGTCGCCGATGAGGGCAGCAGTACTGCTAGAAACAAGCGTCACATTCAACGTTTCTGGACTAACCTGAAAagcaaaaatggataaaaattattatttcccAGTTTTGTCGAGTGTTAGAAACTACTATTTGATCTTCCACCGGTTTTTTATCAGTTAAACTATACATAATGTGTGCGTGCTcaaaataatgatgatattttcggacaaactcactAAATTCAGAATGTACTAATTGGTTCGTGCACATCAACTTCAAACACCGGTCCTTGCCATTCTGCGTGTAGAAAGGCGACTCGAGTTAAATAGGCACGAAAaggataaaatgaaaaaatgtcctCGCATGTATCCAAGATATCAGTCACATTGGACACTCTGAAGTAAAATGTCGATTAATGTAATGGATTCACGGTAAAAAAAAGGCAAACGGATACCATCACAAATTTACCAACAAAGTGTATATTCATGTACACCTTGTGGACTGCTATGCAGTAAAAAATCAAGATACTTACCATGATGTGACCTGgatcaatattttgatgaatgaCGTCACGTTTATGTAAATCAGACACAACATTACATAACTGACACGCCAGCTGCAGTTTTTGTAATGTAGTAAAGTTGTGCTAAAATAAAATGTCGATAGAGATGTAAATAGAGATCTCAAATGCATGTAATTTAATCTCTAACCTTCCAAGATTCCTTCACATATTTTATCTTTATAGAGATCTTTCTATTCCTGCGTCTGTAACTTAAGTTACTCGATGGTTTAGTATACGTGTTGTCTCGTTCGATCGCAGTTTTTCAAGAGTGATGTAATAAGTAGAATATAAATGAGCTTTTAAACTTGGTTACTGAACGCCTTGTCGTTTGAAATGTACAAATTATATCAGTTTTTCGAATAGAAGGTGTGTTTCAGGTCCGTCTTAACTTATCACGTGATAACCTACCAAATCACCATCAAATGACATCACCTCAAGACTCTTGCCGGCTGTACATTGCTGTTTTGCACCAGAATTATCCGTGCTGATACATGCACCATGGAAACTGGGTGTTGTAAGGGTTTTATTTCCGTTTAACCTGCTAAGATAGCAAACAAAAGACTCATAATGTTATAGAATATGGAATGCTTATTAGTGTGATAAACTCCATACAAGATcacaataaaaatgaaattgatagGCGACATTGGCGATGTTTATCACAGAGAAGACGTCTGGAAGTAAAGACAGTATCTTTAAGACTGGTGGAATCTTTTAGTTTTATGCAGACATACAGGATTTTGAGTTGAGTCACAATCACAAACTGACGACTAGCAAAATTACAAGTATGATATTCGATCGCTTACTTGATATAAATACATTTCTACGAGCGTCATTTAGAAATTGTTTACGATTGCATCAgaataaaatgctgttatttatgttttaatataaatttattCAGTGTTCTATGGCCAATTCTTCGACTATAACCCCGCATCTATTTCAATAACGACCGTGAACCTTAAAGCACTAGTGTTACCTAATCAATACTTTTGAATGTCTCTAGGTCTTTGAGTTTAAAGGCGATACTAACAACGACTAAACATTCTAGATTTTCGCTAACAATTTTTATTCTAAGCTACTTTAAACTATTTTCTTTCATGATCAAGGAGAAAGTGAGAGgccatgcaaattttagtatCGGGGACATAAAGTTTATCAAATTTAccgaaatttcaaattcaaaatagctgacCTTTACATAAAGGTCCGCTATCGGTATGAAAGTTACATATCAACATATGAAAGGAAAAAACTATGAAACAAAATCTATCACTGAACACAAAAGGAAACACTCTTGAcagcatttgtatttttatttttatcggTGTTTTTTAAAAAGAGGTTACATTTTTCATGAGTAGATAAAGGGATATATATAACATATTAGTGTTATTGCAAGAACTCGTACTAACCTGTGAATAGCGCCCTCATGCTTCATGAGATCCTTATCCATGATTTTTCAAAGCCAGTCACTCATCTCCACATTCACCCGATGAACTCCAAGTACATAAATCCATCGTTGGCATCTATATCACTGGTGGAAATTTTAAGATTCTTATATAATTTATCGAATTAAACTCACTTTGGTCGATATCCCTTGCGTACCAGCTACTTTGTTGCATGCGAAACATAGATATCTATACTGAGTTTTTACAGACgaagaaatttatgaaaaaaaaaacacgctGAATGGTCGCCTACTACTACAGCCCGCCTTTGCAGAAAGGGTCAAGTggtcagttttgaaaaattacatatACCCCCGAGCGTGTCATAAGATTGAAAAATTCGGCAAATTAGTAAAGAATGCCGAAAACAACATGTATACAAAAGGTACTTGACCAATTGATGACTCTGTCTGTAGTATTGTGGTATAGTGTTAATTTTTAACGTCATTTGGAAAAAGACTTCCAAAATTAATTAACGTTTGGATTCATAGAATGTACAAGTACTTTTTAAGGTCACAGAGAATATGGAATATAAAATTGCACTAGTGCGGCGTTATTCTTCGAGCTCtagatttcaaagaaaactgcGACGCTCACCGAAAAGACATTATCAAAATAAAGGGAATATATTTAGTTGTctgtttaaaaatcaaaaagtgtCGTTGAATTGTACTTGCAAAAACAGTTGAGCCTAAGCTTTAGCCAGTTAGTTCCTACAATGGCTTTAGGTCACACGCATAAATAGTGACCTAATGACCTGTCTTGCATCGTCCGTACCCTCGACTCCCTTAGTTTGTTCGTTTTGCGTTTCATTGTCAATTTTCGAGCAAAAAATCCCGCAACAGCGTTCACATGACCAATAGCGACACTACATATTGAAACACGTAAATTGACCTGCTGATGTACTTAATTGTGAGAAAAATGGCAGCACTTGAAGTCAACCTTAACTACCGTACAACGTTCACACTGGTTCGCAGCTACAACCAATTTGAATACCACGACAATATTTTTCTCGGCCGCACTAGTACTAACGAATCAAATTTCTCAGGACAATTAATACCTGCCATTAGATCTGCATTGGAATCGATCTCCTGTCGGTTACTCTGTGTGGGTTTTCAAGATAAAGAACCCTGGCCCAGCTGCACGCGTGAATCCAAAAAGTCATGCCACCCGAAAGGAACTCTGGGTAATTGGTCATCACCGGGAAAAAAACTACACCTAAATCACTGTGCTTTAAAGTAATAAAATTCCACATTTTCTTCATCATGATTTCTTGCAGCTATAGAAACTTATTTAAATATTACATTCAAATTTAGCAATGGGAAAAAATGATTCTCCGAAAGCTACGAACAAACATGAAAGGCAGAGTATACACATTTTAGGACGAGTTCTAGTGATATATGAGTAGGCACATGTCGGAAACAATGCAACTACCGTATTTTGTGTTGTAGGCGCTAGGCGTTATGTGGA of the Ptychodera flava strain L36383 chromosome 20, AS_Pfla_20210202, whole genome shotgun sequence genome contains:
- the LOC139119624 gene encoding glycogen synthase kinase-3-like — translated: MDKDLMKHEGAIHSRLNGNKTLTTPSFHGACISTDNSGAKQQCTAGKSLEVMSFDGDLHNFTTLQKLQLACQLCNVVSDLHKRDVIHQNIDPGHIMVSPETLNVTLVSSSTAALIGDAGRFRGLGENRYLSPESVLDNGAITCLVDVWSLGMVLAEIFTGFRPYFNHPDLFSTSDYKSFHEKNQELPRFRQNRTANVEWRVFRGKGTILEQVGVLINLATCPTPELRPRAQELSRNFKMLHAMSIEEESAWT